In Runella sp. SP2, the genomic window CCCGATGATTCCCTCCTATGCACCTTTAGTGCTTGCTATTGCTTTTTCTCGTTTCCGCCGCCGCTGTTGCCACTATTGCCACCGCCACCTTTGGGTTGATTATTATTTCCTCGACGGTGATGATTTCCTCGGTTGGCGTGCTGTTTGGCAGGCTTTGTTGCGTCGTTGTTGTTATTATTGGCATTGTTGTTTCCTTTCTGTGCAGGATTTCCCGCTGGGGCACTGGGCACTTTCGCGGGAGCCTGATTAGTAGGAGCTTTGGGAGCAGGAGTCTGTGGCTTCGGCGCAGGAGCTGAAGGCGTAGTGGCTGCCGCTGGCTGTGCCGTTTCTTTGGCGGCATTTGCGCTATTATTGCTATTTCCGCTTCCCTTTTTCTTTTTATTTCTGCGATTGCTGCTTCCTCCCCCGTTTTGTTGGTCGCGGTGGCTAAACTTCTTATCCATTTTAGCCAAGTCGCTATTGATACCTGCCGCAGGCAATGCCAACACAGCCTCTTCGATATCCAACACATCCAACGACACAGGTTTTTCGCCTCTTGCGTTCATTTGCAAGATTTTGCTCACCTGCTCCATCGTGATTGGGTGCCAGGTCGTGCTATCGTTTTCGTAGCCAAACCACATGATTTTCTTGAAAATATCGGTTTTCTGCAAGTGCGCCTTCCCTTTTTGGGTTTGAAGGGGTGCATCCACGTGCGGAATGTCCTTGAGGGCGTCGATGTAGGTTTCCAACTCGTAGTTGAGGCAGCACTTCAAACGTCCACATTGACCCGAAAGCTTCGTTGGATTCAACGATAGGTTCTGGTAGCGAGCAGCAGAAGTCGTGATGTTTTTAAAGTCGCTCAACCAAGTTGAACAGCATAATTCACGGCCACACGCGCCCAAACCACCCAAACGCCCTGCTTCTTGGCGTAGGCTGATTTGGCGCATTTCGATGCGCACCTTAAACTCACCCGCCAATACCTTGATCAGTTCACGGAAATCAACCCGTTCGTCGGCCGAGTAGTAAAACGTCGCTTTGGTATTATCGGACTGAAACTCCACATCCGACAATTTCATGTTCAGTTTTAGCTCTTTGACCAGTTCGCGAGCGCGGTACATCGTTGGCAGGTCACGCGCAACACTCTGCTCGTGTTTTTCCATATCGCGTGGATTCCCCACCCGATAAATGCTCTTGATGTTTTCGTCGTCGGCTACTTTCTTCTTGGTCATTTGCAAACGCACCAAGTCGCCCTGCAACGATACCGCTCCAATATGATAGCCCGAAGCCATCTCGCACACGACGTAGTCGCCCGTGAGGAGTTCAAGCTGGTTGATATTGCGAAAATATTCTTTCCGCCCTCCTTTAAACTTCACTTCTACCACGTCAAAACGTTTTGCGATGGGCACATCCATATCACTGAGCCAATCGAAAACATTCATTTTATTGCAACCACCTGTGTTGCACGCACCATTATTTTGACAACCAGCGGTTTTTCCGTTGCTTCCTTTCGTTCCGCATCCGCCCGTTGAACATGATTTACAACTCATTTCTGTTTAGTTTACAGCCTGACGTTTATACGAGCGCGTTACGGTTTCAACTACGTTACGACCCGCTTTGCGTCAAACTAATCCGTATAACGAATCAAATCTAAACCAATGTCTTTGCGGTAGTATTTCCCTTCAAACTGCACTGCTGTCGCTGCTTTT contains:
- a CDS encoding regulatory iron-sulfur-containing complex subunit RicT, giving the protein MSCKSCSTGGCGTKGSNGKTAGCQNNGACNTGGCNKMNVFDWLSDMDVPIAKRFDVVEVKFKGGRKEYFRNINQLELLTGDYVVCEMASGYHIGAVSLQGDLVRLQMTKKKVADDENIKSIYRVGNPRDMEKHEQSVARDLPTMYRARELVKELKLNMKLSDVEFQSDNTKATFYYSADERVDFRELIKVLAGEFKVRIEMRQISLRQEAGRLGGLGACGRELCCSTWLSDFKNITTSAARYQNLSLNPTKLSGQCGRLKCCLNYELETYIDALKDIPHVDAPLQTQKGKAHLQKTDIFKKIMWFGYENDSTTWHPITMEQVSKILQMNARGEKPVSLDVLDIEEAVLALPAAGINSDLAKMDKKFSHRDQQNGGGSSNRRNKKKKGSGNSNNSANAAKETAQPAAATTPSAPAPKPQTPAPKAPTNQAPAKVPSAPAGNPAQKGNNNANNNNNDATKPAKQHANRGNHHRRGNNNQPKGGGGNSGNSGGGNEKKQ